In the Blautia faecicola genome, AACTGCTGCAAGAAGAATCTGTCCGATATCTGTTTCGGCAATCTCTATAAGAAGGGAATCCTGGTTAATCTTTTTTACAACTCCCACATCCGTGTGGGCTGCGACTGTGTATTTATGCATGTTTCCCTCTTACTCCTCTTTTTTTTCAGTGGCTCCAGAAATACCATTTTTCGTGCGATACTGTCCACTATCTGTCCATCCAGTTTTTCGATCTGAAATCTTCCTTGCTGATATACAGCATGTCAAAACCACCCCTGCTACTAAACCAATAATAAGTGCCATAAGAACGATAAACCAATTCATATATTTTTCTGCCTCCTACTCATTGATATGTATCATGAATTTAACATCTGAAATCTGGATCCAGTCCTGATCTGAAATCCTGGTCGGAACATTTGCTTCCAGTCTTATTCCATTGACCAGGGTTCCGTTTAACGAACCTAGATCCATAACATAGAAATCTGTGCCGTCATATTGAATCTTACAGTGTCTGCGGCTTACGGTTGAATTTCCAGTGATACAGAAGGCAACTTTTTTTCGTTCTTTTCCTATAACAAAATCCGTTCTGCTGATATCAATCCGTTCTCCCTGTTCGTCTTCCAGGTAAGCCTCTGGTAGTTCCTGTTTTAATACAGCCGTTTCATCAGCCCCGGCATTACCTAAAACAGACGTTCCTTCTTCCCCGTCATCGTCTTGTCCTGCTGCACTTTGTCTTGCCAGTTCTCCGCCATACCCTGCAACCGGAATTCCTTCGCTCTCTTTATCTTGTTTGGTTTTTCGTTTTTCCTTCTTTGGTTTCTTTTCCTTCACCTTTCTTTTTTTATCTTCATTCTGTTCTGCCCTACTTTTCTTTCCTGTGGCAAACAGTGCGCTGATACCCACTAGCACTACTACAAAGACAGCAACGCCACCATACTGTATAATCTGCTTTTTCGTAGGCGCACTTCTCTTTATCTGTTCGACTTCTTTTAATCCGTCTTTTGCTTCATTCAATGCATTTCCGGCATTTGTGATATCACCATAAGTTGCGTTAACATCTGAAAGCACTTGCTCTGCATTAACAATTGCATGCTGAAATGTCCCTACACTTTCCTCTGAATATCCTGACGTATCAATGTTTCTAGCTCTCGTTACTGCCAATTCCAGTTTGTCCAGAGCATCTGTCAGTTTTTCGTTATCTTCTTCCTTTTCTGGTCCATACGTTACAAAGTTCTGGATCTGGTTCCCGCTGACTACGGTGGCTTCCATTTCCTCTACCTGCAGTACCATGCCACAGATCTTGCCGGAACTTCCATATATGGTTCCGCCTACATATCCAAGGTCTAACATCTCCGTTCCATGATACACATTATCTGTTATGGCTTCTTTAGATAAATCCTGTTTGATTCCTTCCGCCTTGGTTCCGGATGCCTCCCCGTTTAAAAGACTTAGTTCGGTGCTCTCCAGTTCATCCGAGGAGAACCCAGTGAGTGTCATACTGCTTTCGTATCCATCGGAAAATTCTGCGCTTCCTGCATTCAGGCTTTCCTGCGAATTTAATAGGGTAAGACCGATTGCTTCATCTGTATAGGAATAAGCGCATTCCTTATATGCACCATCCGAAGTGACTGCATACAATACAAAAGATTTTTTTACCGTTTCATAATTATTCAGATCCACACCGACACGGGAATACACGGATTTCTTTCCCTTTGCCAGATTTTCATATGTGGAGTCATCGGTTGCCAATCCCAGGCTTGCCGGAATGATGATTGTTTTATCATCCACGATCAATCCACTTCCAGATTGCCATACATCCAACGAACCATCTGAAAATCGGTACGCCAAAAAAATTCTGACGTTTTGCTGCTCACTTCCTACCTGTTTTTCCTCTTTCTTTTCACTATCTTTTTGCTGCGTTTCTTCTATATTAGTAGTGTCCTCAAGATCAACTGCCTGTTCTTGGTTTTGTGCTTTTATTATTACCGGGGTTCCTGCTTGTATGATACAGGCAGCAGCCACAGCGATAACTAAATATTTTTTGACTTTCATAAGATGTCCTTCCTAAAAAAATTGTAACTGTCCGTCATATAATAGTATGCCAAAGTATATAGCGGTTTTCTGCGTAAAATAACGATATTTCACAATTTTTTGACAGCATTTTTTATCGTCCGAACTCCGCAGCTCCCTTTTCTACTTCTCGTGTTACTCTTCTCATGAAATTTTTTGGAGCATTGATGGTTCCTTGTACTATATTTCGTTTCAAGATTGCTGCAATTCCATTCGGACTTGTCTGCTTTCCATTCATATAATAGTTTGCCAGTTCATCCTTATCATTCTTTGCATTTGCTTCTGCCGTATCAAGCGTTGCAGGTACAATTTTTATCTCCTGCCTCTCTCCATTCTTATCCGTCCACGAAAGAACAGTTGTCTCGTTCTTCTCTACGGCCTCATCACGTAGTTTTTTTACCGCCTCTTCTGTGATTTTTGCCAGTTGCTTATCTGTCATGTGCGCCAGCTCACGTTCTGATTTTCCAGTGGCCTCGGACAGAGTATATTCGTTCACTTTTCTATTTGCTTTTTCCATCAAGTCATCTAATGATGTTCTTTCTTCAACTGCCATTTGTTATTCCTCTTTTCGTTACGAATTACTTTCTTTGATATACTTCGTTTAGTATTTCCAATTCTTCCGATGTAAAAGTGTGTTCGAATCCTTTCATGAAATTATTATCTGTAACTTCGTATATATCTCCAGATACAATCACTACAGGATTTGTATTCTGCTCCAAAACTGTTTTGTCATTCGTGCAACCAAAAAACTGCTCATAGTCAGACAGACAAGACTAGTTGACAATATCATTTGTCCTTTCATAATTGCATTTGCCTCTCTTCACCACCATGCTGTTTTTGATCAGCTTTTTTCTTCGTATTTACTTTTGCATGCGTTGCTATATACACATCCACCTGCTGCTTGATCTGTCCAGGATGCTTGGCAAGATATTCTGCCATTTCTCGGTCTCCCACATACTCACCATTGATTTTCATGATTGTCCTCTCTTTTCCATCTTTTGTCTGGAATTTTGAAAACTCTATCATATCTGCCTTTGTTCCTTGCATGATATAAAAATTCGCATTCACTTTAGGCGCGCTATCAAATAAGCGATCCTGGGCATATCGCATTTCTTGCCGTCCCTGATCCAGTGCCGCCTTCTTTAACATTTCATCCAGGTCTTGTGCCTTATGCTGTTCTTCTTGCGTTGCAGTCCTAGTTACAGATGAACCTACAGTTCCTGTCATGTTAATTTCGGATATGATATGCTCCTTTTCTTCAAGCTTCAGACCCTTTTCCTGGATAATAACTAACTCCGCCATGTTTGGAAAAAGATTATTACATGCGGCAACGAATTCTTTTTTGTGTTCCTCTATAAACTCACAAAATTCCTGCGCCACAACCTGTCTTCCGTTGATATAAACATTGATCCCATCCATATTGTCTTCAACACTATTCGGATCAATTCTTCCATGATAACGTTCCTCATTATCAATCTCTTCACGTATTCCCTCTACCTGGATTCTTTCTTCTCCATCTTTTATATCGAAGATAACAGGTTCCTTGCTATTTTCCACCCCGAGTTTGAAATAATATAACAATTCCTCTTTCGACATTTCTTCTGAAAAAAAGGCTTTTGTCTTATCCTTACTTTTCAGTATTTCTTCCAGATATTCCTCCGATAAGGGCGGTGCATCTCCTTCTCTTTCCGGACCGGCAAAAGCAATTTGGGTACTTGGTGTTGCTGCTTTTTGCATTAATTCATCGAGACTTGGTCTTTCGCTCATCTTAATTTCCTCACTTTCTGATTGCTTTCAAAATATATGTAATTATGGAAGTGTGATTTCTAATTATAAGTATGCCTTTTTTGTAAAAAATACAAAAATAGCAAACACTATCCAGCCGAAAAAATGCAAAATTTTGTTTAGCTTATATAAGAATTCGGTGTTTCTCATTTCAGTGGCATACTTATAATATAAAAACACAACATGTACATTGTTTAATATTTCATAATGAGGAGGGATATGTATGTTTGGTTATTTAGAAGGTTTTTCAGAAAATGAGGAGATACTTTATTGTTCCCATTGTGCAAGTCCTATTTCAATCCGGTACAACGATGGTACCGTTCTTTGTGAAAAATGTGGGCTTCATTTTGGTATGATTGAAATTGCAGCAGCTTCTTTGGTTGAATCTATCATGAGCGATGAGGAAGGAGATGTGTTTGAATGATGAATAATTACAAAATCGAAAATGAGCAAAAAATGTCCGGAATGGAGTGCGTTACAGATTCAAATTGCGCTATTATGGGTGGAGCATCTCTTGTAGATACCGTTTCACCGGATTCTCAACCGAATCTTGCGTCCATGTTCTCGCCCACAATGTTTGAAAATGAACTCTATTCCACTCAGGGCCGTAAAGGGCACAAGCTTAAAAGGATCAATATGGCTTTTAGTGATCCTGTTTATGCATATATTAAATATGAATCCAGAAGAAGGGGGCTGTCAGCAACACATCTCGTGAACAGCATTATTTCTGAATACATGAATTCTCCACAAGGCCATATCGGCTAATCTTTGGATACAAAAAACGCAACAGCAGAATTACTGCCCGTTGCGTTTTTTTTCTACCAGTTTTTTTAATTTTTCCGGCTCATAATTTTTTAGCAGTATATTACTGATCTCATTATAATCCGGGGCTCCATCCTCGTTTACTGCTAACTGGACCATATATTCCAGATCCGTGATAGCAGCTTTTATTTTCTTCCTAATTGCGTCTTTTCCATACGTTTTAAGAAATTCATCCGGGTCTTTGCATGGTGCTGTGTTTGCAATAAATACTTCAACTCCAGTATTCTGAAAAAGTTCAATAGCTTTTTTCGTTGCTTTCTCACCCGCCTGGTCTCCATCATATAAAAGAACGACGCATTTCGTAAAATTACGTATCATTCTTACCTGGACCTCTGTCAGTGCTGTACCCAATGTGGCAACTGCATTTGTGAACCCTGCCTGATGCATAGCTATAACATCCATCTGACCTTCACAGAGTATGATGTATTTTTTTTCGGAATGAATAGCCTGATCAAATCCATACAGATTATTTCTTTTCCGAAAAAATTCGGTTTCCGGTGAATTTTTATATTTTGGTTCACCACCATCCATCACTCTTCCGGAAAAGCCGATCACTCTGCCTTTAACATCACGTATTTCAAACATGACACGGCCAGAAAATCGAAACCATAGGGAACCATCTTCATTTCTCTTAAAGATTCCTGAAGCTATCAGTTCTTCTTCTGAAAAACCCATCTTTTCCAATTCTACTCTTGCATGTTTCCCATTGGATGCATACCCAAGACCAAATCTCCATATTATTTCATCTGTGATTCCTCTTTTTTTCAGATATTCCAACGCTGTGTTCCCATACTTTGTGTATAACGTCTCTGTAAATATCTTTCCTACAGCAGCGTTAAGTTCGTGAATTTTAGAATCTGCAGGTAAATATTTTTGTATATCCGTCTGCCTTTTTGTTGATCCTAGAAATCCACACGCCATACAGGTAAATACCC is a window encoding:
- a CDS encoding FHA domain-containing protein, which encodes MKVKKYLVIAVAAACIIQAGTPVIIKAQNQEQAVDLEDTTNIEETQQKDSEKKEEKQVGSEQQNVRIFLAYRFSDGSLDVWQSGSGLIVDDKTIIIPASLGLATDDSTYENLAKGKKSVYSRVGVDLNNYETVKKSFVLYAVTSDGAYKECAYSYTDEAIGLTLLNSQESLNAGSAEFSDGYESSMTLTGFSSDELESTELSLLNGEASGTKAEGIKQDLSKEAITDNVYHGTEMLDLGYVGGTIYGSSGKICGMVLQVEEMEATVVSGNQIQNFVTYGPEKEEDNEKLTDALDKLELAVTRARNIDTSGYSEESVGTFQHAIVNAEQVLSDVNATYGDITNAGNALNEAKDGLKEVEQIKRSAPTKKQIIQYGGVAVFVVVLVGISALFATGKKSRAEQNEDKKRKVKEKKPKKEKRKTKQDKESEGIPVAGYGGELARQSAAGQDDDGEEGTSVLGNAGADETAVLKQELPEAYLEDEQGERIDISRTDFVIGKERKKVAFCITGNSTVSRRHCKIQYDGTDFYVMDLGSLNGTLVNGIRLEANVPTRISDQDWIQISDVKFMIHINE
- a CDS encoding DNA primase: MKFYNVEGGKYRYGVCPRCKEEARTMVLDVNTGVFTCMACGFLGSTKRQTDIQKYLPADSKIHELNAAVGKIFTETLYTKYGNTALEYLKKRGITDEIIWRFGLGYASNGKHARVELEKMGFSEEELIASGIFKRNEDGSLWFRFSGRVMFEIRDVKGRVIGFSGRVMDGGEPKYKNSPETEFFRKRNNLYGFDQAIHSEKKYIILCEGQMDVIAMHQAGFTNAVATLGTALTEVQVRMIRNFTKCVVLLYDGDQAGEKATKKAIELFQNTGVEVFIANTAPCKDPDEFLKTYGKDAIRKKIKAAITDLEYMVQLAVNEDGAPDYNEISNILLKNYEPEKLKKLVEKKRNGQ